One Hordeum vulgare subsp. vulgare chromosome 4H, MorexV3_pseudomolecules_assembly, whole genome shotgun sequence DNA window includes the following coding sequences:
- the LOC123448728 gene encoding protein transport protein yos1-like, translated as MGLWMLLEGFLLLANSLAILNEDRFLGPRGWSMSEVSGNGQTKSLKGQIVGLIYATQFLRMPLIALNVLIIVVKMVSG; from the coding sequence ATGGGCTTGTGGATGCTGCTGGAGGGTTTTTTGCTTCTTGCAAATTCTTTGGCTATCCTGAATGAAGACCGCTTTCTTGGTCCCAGGGGATGGAGCATGTCTGAAGTTTCAGGAAATGGGCAAACAAAGTCGTTGAAGGGGCAGATCGTGGGGCTCATCTATGCCACTCAGTTTCTGCGGATGCCCTTGATAGCGCTTAATGTTCTTATCATTGTTGTGAAAATGGTGTCAGGCTGA